The Maridesulfovibrio salexigens DSM 2638 region ATGGCCCTAACTAAAAGTATTAATGGGATGACATCGCTGTCATCCCATCATTTAACTTGTTCCTCACGAAACAATAAATGTCAGCCTCTTCAGAACCCCTCTCTATTCCACAAATTGTTTTAATAAAACAGAAAGGATACTCCGATATTTCAACGCCTTGTCTCCATATACTTATGTATATATTCGATTGGTATCTGAACATCTCTGATCATTAGGTGAGTTCCCTGAAATTGCGTAATAACTGAGCTAAACTTTTCAGCTCCATCTCTAAGGATCAACTCAGACAGCCACTTATCCCAATCAGCGTAGGTATATCCGGAACTAAGTTTGCTTTCCTCAGCTTCCTTCTTAAGAACCTCAAGATCGCCATTCCCTCTTCTAAACCTCTCCCTTACGGCAAATGCCCACTTTGCAGGTTTATCTTTAACCTGCGCAACGGACCAAATCATGTCTTCTATTTCTTGAGACAATTCACCTGAACAGATTGGAGCACAACAACCATCACTTTTTGTTCTGGTTGTTCGAGGCCTGTTTGGGTCTTTTGGTATAGTAGGAACAATAGACTGGTCTGCTAGGCCCTTTGTTCCACTTTGGGCGGCCCTACCACCCTCTTTAACTGGCCCCAACGGCAGGTTCAAAAATATTGAATGAAATAATAATAAATAGGAACAACTTCGTTGCCTTTCTGGTTTCCTTTTCAAAACAAAACCTTTCTGCTCGAGACCCGAAAGAGCTTTCCTAACAGTACGCTCATCAATCCCAGCACGTGTTGCAATTTTATATTGAGCAGGAAAACACTTGCCGTCATATCCAGCAAAAAGAGCCAGCTCACGCCAAACAGACCTTTCAGAATGCGTCAGCAATTTCTGCTGGCGAATAAAGTCAATTATCGTTGCCCCAAAGTCTCTTAATGGCACAAAAACAAAACATGTCTGCGCTTGCTTTTTGGGTAGGGATGAAGGAAAGTGGATTAAATTACCATCAACATGTAGTTGATGCTTCTTGGGAGTTAGATCTTGCTTGGCGGCTTTTCTAACTCCCATATTTTTTTTTACGATCACAATTAACACCCTCCTCTTACGCTCTGCAGCCCATAATTGTCATAAGAGTCGGTAGTTTCAACTTTGGCAGACTCGACGAACATCCGTAAGTCACTAACTTCATACATAACCCGCCGACCTATTTTGGAATAGCGCGGCCCCTTCCCATGACACCGCCAGACCTCTAATGTTCCTGGTCTGAGTCCTAAAAACAAAGCTGCTTCAACCGTATTAATTAGTTTTGACATTTATAATCCTCCTTAAAATTTAATTAAGCTGGATCATAAAATTTATTTAAGTTCAGTCTACAATATTCTGAATTATTGAAGTCTCAGAAAACACTTCCTAGCTTATCAGGACAAAAAAAAACTAGCCTTCAAAAAAGGCTAGTTTAAAAAACAAAACTACAATTGACCTACACAAGAACAATTCTCCAAGCTTTATCGGGGTCAATTAACTTCCTTCGCGATCGTTTATATACCACCCCTCTTTCCACAGCTTCCGAATAATACTGATTAACAACTGAAACAAATCCTACTAATCCATTCTTGAGACATGATTTACGATCTTTAGGAACCAGCGTATCTAATGCCATATAATCTTTTCCACGTTTAGTAACTTCGAAATTCAATAAAGCTGCCCACCAATGAGCAACAATTTTTCTAGGGCGCCAAATGTTATTAACAATATTCTTTACATCCCCACCGTATTCTCCAATCATTTCTATATCGTTTGCTCTTGATATTATATCTGAAGCTGCTTCAGAAATGCCCATATTCTCATACATGACACGTTGGAAAATCATACCTGCAATTCTGCCTTTTTGAATTGCAGAATCAAGAAAATTATCTGGAATGATATTTTTACTTTCAGGAAAGACAAACAAAGTAAAATTTTCCCATGTCCCGTACATGTCTTCAGCAAGAGTCATAAGCACACCGTCTATGTACCGTTCTTTATACTCACATTGTTCAATTAAAAACGGCACTGCCTTCAATAAACACCTAGCCCTATAGTGCCCTAAACGCGTCAAATCTTCGGGACTAGGGAAAAGCATAATGGAACTTAAGTCTACTGACATTATAAAATTAAGCCCGGGATCATCCTGAATCAACTGATCATGGACTAATGGGAAATTAGGCATTTACGTCTCCCTTTTCTTTAAGTACAATTTTATCCACACAACAACTCAGCGGCTCGATTGCTGGCTTGCTTCTTAGTATCTGGCAAAAACTGCCCATACCGCTTTGTCATGGATGAATCTTTATGGGTCAACAATTCACCAATCATATCAAGCGAAAATTCACCAGAATTCGCCAGAGTCACGGCAAAATGGTGTCTCAATCCATGAAAAATTCGGAATTCTCTCGGAAGAATAGCCTTTTTCTTGATCCTATTAGCTGCTGAACAATTTACTCTCATCGCACCTTTCTTGCCGGGAAAGACAAACTCAGACTCAGGAAAAGTCTCATTTTTCCACTGAATTTGATCAAGCAACAAATCCGTAACAACGCCATTCATTGGAATCGAAACACTCTTTCCGCCCTTGGGAGCGCGTAAGAAAATTAGCGACTGCTGAAAATCACAATCTCTATCTTCAAGTTTAAAGATTTCACCTCTCCGCATACCAGTGAACATCGCAATTTTAAGCATTCGGCACACATCACGAGAGGGCCACTCTTCAAGCACTTTAAGAAAACGCTTCAACTGATCCGAGGTAAGATATTCGACAACTTCATTATCTCGTCGGGGCATCTGGATAGTAAATCCCAACTGTTCGCACAGACCGTTCTTTGAACCAAAATTGATTATACGGCGGGTGATCTCAAGACCTCCCCATATAGAAGCAGCAGACATGCCATCCATTTTCTTTTTGATACGCTCCATATCAAGCTGGCATAAATTCCTAACTGGCCTTGAACCTATCACTGGGGAAACATGGTTATCATAGCGACCTTTGTCTATTTTGGCCCCCTGTGAAGACTCACCGCGCACCTTGAAATATTCATCGGCAATATCATCCAATCTGATATTGGCCTTGAGATCTGCCTCGCGCAACTCTTTGTGCGTTTTGACGGCTTCACCATGCCTAGCCTTCTTAAGTCGATCAGAACGAATATCCGAGGCAATCTGTGGGGTGTATTTTTCAGACTTCCAACCTACTTTCTCCCACTTAAGTTTGCCATCGATACGATAAGCAACGTGGTAGCAAACGTCCGGCTTTCCCTGATAACGCTTTTGCTGGCTTTCATAAGAATAAACACCGGGCCACCTATTCTTGTTCACTAATTTTTTTCGGCTCGATTTAGCTTTGCTCATATTGACCTTTTCAAATAATTGGAGGCTAATTTTTGCTAACCTATTGCTAACAACTAGCGCAAATTTGACCAATTTCTTTCGAAGTCAATAAAACTCATTTTTTTATTTCTGTCAATTTTAATCAATAATTTCAAAGTCTTTAAAGTCACATAAAAGAAAATAAAATTCAGTCAAAAGTAATCAATCCTGCGTTCGGGACGCAGAGACCGGAGGTTCAAATCCTCTCATCCCGACCAGATAATTCAAGCCCCTTACGATTAATCGTAAGGGGCTTTTATTTTTTGAAGTAAAAAAATTACCCCCCGCATTTTTTATTGCGAGGGGTTTTTCATACAAGAAAACTAAACCGAATTATTCGATAATTTAGTTATCCTATTAAATCTCCATTCCCCAAGCTCATCCTTAAGCTCAACAAAAGCTCTGGTTATTTTTTCACGAAGCTCAACAAAGGCATCAGATTGAGAGTGACTTCTTGCAAACTGGATCGATATTTTAACAAATTCAGGATCTTCTTGAAACCATTTCCTCAGTAACTCAACTCTCACTCCATCAAAATATTTATCGTCAAAGTCTCCCCAACTTCTCGCGCTTTGGACCTCTTTTAAACGCTCTTTAAATAAACTAAGTGTATAAAGATCATTAATTTTATTACCAAATTCTGCTTCATAATATTCCTTAACCTTAATATCTGATGCACAAATAGAACTAATAGTCTCACAGTACTTAAACTTCCTCGCTGACTCCACCCCATCTATCTCACAAACTCTATCCCTAATATAATCCATTTTAAATTGCCGAAAGAGCGTATCTGCATCATCAGAAAACTCTTTAAACACAGAAAACAAATAATTAATATTTTCAAAGGATGTATACTCAAATATATTATAACCAACACCGTTTATGGCACTAGTCAATTCTTCAATAAACTCTTCCGCCGACTTAGACAAATCAAATGTATATTGATCCAATATATCGAACACTTGCCTATATTTAATTTCTTTTTCTTTCTCAAGCTCTCGCTCACTTAGAAGGCTTTCAAACTTAACTAAATCTAAAAGAGAAGTATGAATAAATTCCCACAAAAAATTGTGCCACGCAAAATGCTCTGAAACCCTAGTTCCATAAGCATAAGCGTATTCTTTTACCATAGATTGACTAAATTCTTCTTCTGCATTCATATTTTGAAGCTCAAAGTAAGACAACTTACTTAATCCTTCATATCCTAAGCCACAGTATACAATCGTTAACAATGAAATATTGTATGCTATATAACTTGAACGCCAATCATTACATGGCCCGATCATTTGTGAGACAAAACTAACATTCCTAACTGCTTTCTTTACAGTTCGTAGATTATTTCTATGGTATAGCCCAAATGCTTCTTGGATTCCTATTTTATATTTATTTTCAACCTTATTTAACAATTTATCAATAATATCTTCCTGCGAAGGATTATACTTAAACTCACAATCTACTACTTTTTCACTATATTGAGAGTACCAGCCTCCTTCATCCCTTAAATTTTCTTCGTCCATAATAAGTATTACTGTTGAGCCAAATCTTTCCTTCAAATTAGACACAAAACCCATAATTTCAGAATAGCTCAATTCATCAGACTTACGTTCAAAATCATCTATGCAAATGGTTAAACCAGACAAACTATTCTTTTTAAACAGAGATAAAGTATTACCTAGAATACCTGTGCCAATAGTAAATCCACCAAACTCACCAGCATCGCCACTAATGCTAGTTTTAATATTTTTCAGAACACCAGAAATTTTATCTATATATTCATTTCTTGAAAAAGCTTGAAATAATATATTATTTTGCAACGACTCAAAATTTCTATGCCCAAACAATGAGACATAAACAAATCGCTCTTGTTCCTTTTCATCAAAATCATTTTCAACAAAGTCATTCCAAAAATACGTCTTCCCACATCCCCACTCACCTTTCAGAACAATCACCTGAGCATTATCTGCATCAACTAAGGCTTTAAGTTGCTTTTTATATTCATTTATTGTCATAGTTTTATCCTTTCATTCCCCCTGCCCCATCACCCATTGGCGATAAAGAGCAAGAGCCATACAGGTCAGCGGCAGGGCCATTACCAGCCCGAGGAAGCCGAGCAACTGTCCCCAGATGGAGAGCGACAATAGGATCATCCAAGGGGACAATCCCATGCTTTCACCTTGCAAACGCGGGACAAGCACTGCGTCCTGTAGCACCTGAACGACAGCAAAGACTACGCCTACCCCGCCCAAAGCCAGCCAGAAATTACCTCCAGTTGCCAGTGCATTAATTGCCGCCAGCAGGAAGGCCGGGATTAATCCGGCTATCTGAAGATACGGAACCATATTCAGCAGTCCGATAAGCATTCCGAGAAGGATCGCCAGCGGTAATTTAATGATCAAGAATCCCAGCGAGAACAAGCAACCGATGATCAGTGCAATTAGAGCTTGCGTGCGAAAATAACGGTTGGTGACGTTGGTGAAATCATCTACGAAGGATGCTACCCGCTCGCGGTATCTGGAAGGAATCTGCTCCCTCCATTTGCCGAGCTTATCGTAATCAGTAAGCAGGAACACAAGATAAAGAAAGATCACAAACAATCCGGCCAGCATACCAAGAGTGTGCGCCGACCCGCTTACAATATTCCAAATTCCGGGCAAGGCTTTCTGGGCCGAGACCTTGAGCATATCCGTAAGGCCTGACTCTGTAAGAAACGACCGCACATCTTCCTGCTTAGCCAGATCTACTATTGTATGCCAGAGGTCCTCTGGAATATATTCAGCCGCCCTTTGCGCTACAGCAGAATCATTGACCATTCTTGCCAGCATTACCCCGGTTTGTTTCATTTCAATCCCGACAGTACGCACCGTCATCCAAAAAATCTTGACCAGCGGAACCAGTAAGGTCAGAAGGGTAAGCAATACAGCAGCTGTACGGTTCTTAATATATCGACCGACAAAATTAACCAGCGGGTTCAGCAGGTAAGCAAGAGTCAAAGCTACCGCAAAAGGAACCAGTACCGCGCTCAAGGTATTCAGCAGGGTGATTGCAACCCAAATGAATCCCGCAATAAGCAGCAAACGCACTACGCGGTCAAAAGTATAAGGGGTATTATCGTTGATCATAAAAATCTCCTAATTACTATCCCGCCCGTAGCGCAGGTCATGCATTCGTTTTCCGGCTCTGCGGATTTCACCGCCAAGGGCACGAATGTTCCAGATGAA contains the following coding sequences:
- a CDS encoding helix-turn-helix domain-containing protein, which translates into the protein MIVKKNMGVRKAAKQDLTPKKHQLHVDGNLIHFPSSLPKKQAQTCFVFVPLRDFGATIIDFIRQQKLLTHSERSVWRELALFAGYDGKCFPAQYKIATRAGIDERTVRKALSGLEQKGFVLKRKPERQRSCSYLLLFHSIFLNLPLGPVKEGGRAAQSGTKGLADQSIVPTIPKDPNRPRTTRTKSDGCCAPICSGELSQEIEDMIWSVAQVKDKPAKWAFAVRERFRRGNGDLEVLKKEAEESKLSSGYTYADWDKWLSELILRDGAEKFSSVITQFQGTHLMIRDVQIPIEYIHKYMETRR
- a CDS encoding helix-turn-helix transcriptional regulator; the protein is MSKLINTVEAALFLGLRPGTLEVWRCHGKGPRYSKIGRRVMYEVSDLRMFVESAKVETTDSYDNYGLQSVRGGC
- a CDS encoding tyrosine-type recombinase/integrase encodes the protein MSKAKSSRKKLVNKNRWPGVYSYESQQKRYQGKPDVCYHVAYRIDGKLKWEKVGWKSEKYTPQIASDIRSDRLKKARHGEAVKTHKELREADLKANIRLDDIADEYFKVRGESSQGAKIDKGRYDNHVSPVIGSRPVRNLCQLDMERIKKKMDGMSAASIWGGLEITRRIINFGSKNGLCEQLGFTIQMPRRDNEVVEYLTSDQLKRFLKVLEEWPSRDVCRMLKIAMFTGMRRGEIFKLEDRDCDFQQSLIFLRAPKGGKSVSIPMNGVVTDLLLDQIQWKNETFPESEFVFPGKKGAMRVNCSAANRIKKKAILPREFRIFHGLRHHFAVTLANSGEFSLDMIGELLTHKDSSMTKRYGQFLPDTKKQASNRAAELLCG
- a CDS encoding KAP P-loop domain-containing protein, yielding MTINEYKKQLKALVDADNAQVIVLKGEWGCGKTYFWNDFVENDFDEKEQERFVYVSLFGHRNFESLQNNILFQAFSRNEYIDKISGVLKNIKTSISGDAGEFGGFTIGTGILGNTLSLFKKNSLSGLTICIDDFERKSDELSYSEIMGFVSNLKERFGSTVILIMDEENLRDEGGWYSQYSEKVVDCEFKYNPSQEDIIDKLLNKVENKYKIGIQEAFGLYHRNNLRTVKKAVRNVSFVSQMIGPCNDWRSSYIAYNISLLTIVYCGLGYEGLSKLSYFELQNMNAEEEFSQSMVKEYAYAYGTRVSEHFAWHNFLWEFIHTSLLDLVKFESLLSERELEKEKEIKYRQVFDILDQYTFDLSKSAEEFIEELTSAINGVGYNIFEYTSFENINYLFSVFKEFSDDADTLFRQFKMDYIRDRVCEIDGVESARKFKYCETISSICASDIKVKEYYEAEFGNKINDLYTLSLFKERLKEVQSARSWGDFDDKYFDGVRVELLRKWFQEDPEFVKISIQFARSHSQSDAFVELREKITRAFVELKDELGEWRFNRITKLSNNSV
- a CDS encoding AI-2E family transporter, producing MINDNTPYTFDRVVRLLLIAGFIWVAITLLNTLSAVLVPFAVALTLAYLLNPLVNFVGRYIKNRTAAVLLTLLTLLVPLVKIFWMTVRTVGIEMKQTGVMLARMVNDSAVAQRAAEYIPEDLWHTIVDLAKQEDVRSFLTESGLTDMLKVSAQKALPGIWNIVSGSAHTLGMLAGLFVIFLYLVFLLTDYDKLGKWREQIPSRYRERVASFVDDFTNVTNRYFRTQALIALIIGCLFSLGFLIIKLPLAILLGMLIGLLNMVPYLQIAGLIPAFLLAAINALATGGNFWLALGGVGVVFAVVQVLQDAVLVPRLQGESMGLSPWMILLSLSIWGQLLGFLGLVMALPLTCMALALYRQWVMGQGE